Below is a window of Enterobacter kobei DNA.
CCTGTTCAAAAAGCTGCTGGCGGAAATGAAAGTGTGGTCCGATAAAGGCGTTCAGAGCGATATCGCGATGATCGGCTCTAAAGGCGTCTCTTTCTTCAATTCCGTGGGGGGCAATATTGTCGCCCAGGTGACCGGTATGGGTGATAACCCGTCCCTGTCCGAACTGATCGGCCCGGTAAAAGTGATGTTGCAGGCCTACGATGAAGGCCGTCTGGACAGGCTGTATATTGTCAGCAACAAATTTATTAACACCATGTCTCAGGTTCCGACCCTCACTCAGCTGCTGCCGTTACCGGCATCAGAAGATGATGAGCTGAAGCACAAAGCCTGGGATTACCTGTATGAACCCGATCCGAAACCGCTGCTGGATACCCTGCTGCGCCGTTACGTTGAGTCGCAGGTTTATCAGGGCGTGGTAGAAAACCTGGCCAGCGAGCAGGCCGCACGTATGGTGGCGATGAAAGCCGCGACCGACAATGGCGGCAGCCTGATTAAAGAGCTGCAGTTGGTATACAACAAAGCTCGTCAGGCCAGCATTACTCAGGAACTCACCGAAATCGTCGGTGGTGCATCCGCGGTATAACCAGGTTAATTCGTAGAGGATTCAAGATGGCTACTGGAAAAATTGTCCAGGTAATCGGCGCCGTGGTTGACGTCGAATTCCCTCAGGATGCCGTACCGCGTGTGTACGATGCTCTTGAGGTACAAAATGGTAATGAGAGCCTGGTGCTGGAAGTTCAGCAGCAGCTCGGTGGTGGTATCGTGCGTACTATCGCCATGGGTTCTTCTGACGGTCTGCGTCGTGGTCTGGAAGTAAAAGACCTTCAGCACCCGATTGAAGTACCGGTAGGTAAAGCAACACTGGGTCGTATCATGAACGTGCTCGGTCAGCCGATCGACATGAAAGGCGACATCGGTGAAGAAGAGCGTTGGGCGATCCACCGCGCAGCACCAAGCTACGAAGAGCTGTCCAGTTCTCAGGAACTGCTGGAAACCGGCATCAAGGTTATCG
It encodes the following:
- the atpG gene encoding F0F1 ATP synthase subunit gamma, whose amino-acid sequence is MAGAKEIRSKIASVQNTQKITKAMEMVAASKMRKSQDRMAASRPYADTMRKVIGHLANGNLEYKHPYLEERDVKRVGYLVVSTDRGLCGGLNINLFKKLLAEMKVWSDKGVQSDIAMIGSKGVSFFNSVGGNIVAQVTGMGDNPSLSELIGPVKVMLQAYDEGRLDRLYIVSNKFINTMSQVPTLTQLLPLPASEDDELKHKAWDYLYEPDPKPLLDTLLRRYVESQVYQGVVENLASEQAARMVAMKAATDNGGSLIKELQLVYNKARQASITQELTEIVGGASAV